The Falco naumanni isolate bFalNau1 chromosome 1, bFalNau1.pat, whole genome shotgun sequence genome window below encodes:
- the ACOX1 gene encoding peroxisomal acyl-coenzyme A oxidase 1 isoform X2 translates to MMVMNADLRRERAAATFQPELLTHILDGGAERTRRRKEIEALVINDPDFQHEDLNFLSRSQRYEQAIRKSSLMVMKLREYGIADPEEIYWFKRTCLGNFPEPFSLHFSMFQKTLEIQATDAQKEKWLPLVHGVKIIGTYAQTEMGHGTHLRGLETTATYDPATQEFILNSPTVTSIKWWPGGLGKTSNHAIVLAQLYTQGQCKGLHAFIVPIRQLGTHEPLPGITVGDIGPKFGYDEMDNGYLKMDNFRIPRENMLMKYAQVEPDGTYVKPLSDKLTYGTMVFIRSLIVGDSARSLSRACTIAIRYSAVRHQSELKAGEPEPQILDYQTQQYKLFPLLATAYAFHFVGAYIKDTYHRISGDINEGDLSELPELHALTAGLKAFTSWTANAGIEECRMACGGHGYSRCSGIPDIYVTFTPSCTYEGENTVMMLQTARFLVKSYTQVSSGQRVAGMVSYLNDLSRQRIQPQHVAARAVTVRINDPVSLVEAYKARAARLVEAAAKNLQAELNHRKSKEDAWNRTSVDLVRASEAHCHYVIVKLFTAKLSEISNAAVRAVLTELCLLYALYGISKNTGDFLQAGILTDTQITQVNQRVKELLAIIRPNAVALVDSFDFHDVHLGSVLGRYDGNVYENMFEWAKKSPLNKTEVHESFHKHLKPMQAKL, encoded by the exons ATGATGGTGATGAACGCGGACCTGCGGAGGGAGCGCGCCGCCGCCACCTTCCAGCCCGAGCTGCTCACCCACATCCTGGACGGCGGCGCCGAACGTACCCGCCGCCGCAAGGAGATCG AGGCCTTAGTTATTAATGACCCTGACTTCCAGCATGAGGATTTGAATTTCCTGTCCCGGAGCCAGCGCTATGAACAAGCCATCAGGAAGAGCTCTCTGATGGTGATGAAGTTAAGAGAATATGGAATTGCAGATCCGGAGGAGATCTACTGGTTTAAAAG AACATGCTTGGGCAATTTTCCTGAACCTTTCAGTCTCCACTTCAGCATGTTTCAAAAAACCTTAGAGATCCAAGCGACTGATGCTCAGAAGGAGAAATGGCTGCCCCTGGTCCATGGAGTCAAGATCATTGGCACCTACGCTCAAACCGAAATGGGACATG gaACTCATCTTCGGGGTCTAGAAACTACAGCTACTTATGACCCTGCTACCCAGGAATTCATCCTCAACAGCCCCACTGTGACCTCCATTAAGTGGTGGCCAGGTGGAC TTGGAAAGACGTCGAACCATGCCATTGTTCTGGCTCAGCTCTACACTCAGGGCCAGTGCAAAGGGCTGCATGCCTTCATTGTTCCCATACGGCAGCTGGGCACCCATGAACCTTTGCCAG GTATTACAGTGGGTGACATTGGGCCAAAATTTGGTTATGACGAAATGGATAATGGCTACCTGAAAATGGACAACTTCAGAATTCCTCGGGAAAACATGCTGATGAAATATGCCCAG gTTGAACCAGATGGCACCTATGTGAAACCACTGAGTGACAAGCTAACCTATGGGACCATGGTGTTCATCCGATCTCTCATTGTAGGCGATTCAGCTCGCTCCCTGTCCCGGGCTTGCACCATTGCCATCCGCTATAGTGCAGTGAGACACCAGTCTGAGCTAAAGGCAGG gGAACCAGAACCCCAGATCCTGGATTATCAGACCCAACAATACAAACTCTTTCCCCTCCTGGCAACAGcatatgcttttcattttgtggGAGCCTACATAAAAGACACCTATCATCGGATTAGTGGAGACATCAATGAAGGGGATCTGAGTGAGCTGCCAGAG CTCCACGCGCTGACAGCAGGGCTGAAGGCGTTCACTTCCTGGACTGCCAATGCTGGCATCGAGGAGTGTCGGATGGCGTGTGGTGGGCACGGCTACTCTCGCTGCAGCGGCATTCCTGACATCTATGTCACATTCACCCCGTCTTGCACCTATGAGGGAGAAAACACAGTGATGATGCTGCAGACAGCTAG ATTCCTTGTCAAAAGCTACACCCAGGTTAGCTCTGGGCAGCGGGTTGCTGGCATGGTGTCCTACCTTAACGATCTCTCCAGGCAACGCATTCAGCCACAGCACGTGGCTGCTAGGGCTGTGACAGTACGGATCAACGATCCAGTCAGCTTGGTGGAGGCCTACAAAGCACGTGCTGCCCG GCTTGTAGAAGCTGCAGCAAAGAATTTGCAAGCTGAACTGAACCACAGGAAGAGCAAGGAGGATGCCTGGAACAGAACTTCTGTTGACCTTGTGCGAGCATCTGAG GCACACTGCCACTACGTGATAGTGAAGCTTTTCACAGCAAAGCTGTCTGAGATCAGTAATGCAGCTGTCCGTGCTGTCCTGACCGAGCTGTGTCTCCTGTATGCCCTGTACGGGATCAGTAAGAACACAGGGGATTTCTTGCAG GCGGGTATCTTGACCGATACCCAAATTACTCAAGTGAACCAGCGTGTGAAAGAGCTCTTGGCTATAATCCGTCCTAATGCAGTAGCACTGGTAGACTCCTTTGACTTTCATGATGTTCATCTTGGATCTGTGCTTGGCCGGTATGATGGGAATGTCTACGAGAACATGTTTGAGTGGGCAAAGAAATCCCCACTTAACAAAACAGAG GTTCATGAGTCTTTCCACAAACACCTGAAGCCGATGCAAGCCAAGCTGTGA
- the ACOX1 gene encoding peroxisomal acyl-coenzyme A oxidase 1 isoform X1, with the protein MMVMNADLRRERAAATFQPELLTHILDGGAERTRRRKEIEALVINDPDFQHEDLNFLSRSQRYEQAIRKSSLMVMKLREYGIADPEEIYWFKSFVHRGRPEPLDLHLGMFLPTLLTQATPEQQDRFFMPAWNLEIIGTYAQTEMGHGTHLRGLETTATYDPATQEFILNSPTVTSIKWWPGGLGKTSNHAIVLAQLYTQGQCKGLHAFIVPIRQLGTHEPLPGITVGDIGPKFGYDEMDNGYLKMDNFRIPRENMLMKYAQVEPDGTYVKPLSDKLTYGTMVFIRSLIVGDSARSLSRACTIAIRYSAVRHQSELKAGEPEPQILDYQTQQYKLFPLLATAYAFHFVGAYIKDTYHRISGDINEGDLSELPELHALTAGLKAFTSWTANAGIEECRMACGGHGYSRCSGIPDIYVTFTPSCTYEGENTVMMLQTARFLVKSYTQVSSGQRVAGMVSYLNDLSRQRIQPQHVAARAVTVRINDPVSLVEAYKARAARLVEAAAKNLQAELNHRKSKEDAWNRTSVDLVRASEAHCHYVIVKLFTAKLSEISNAAVRAVLTELCLLYALYGISKNTGDFLQAGILTDTQITQVNQRVKELLAIIRPNAVALVDSFDFHDVHLGSVLGRYDGNVYENMFEWAKKSPLNKTEVHESFHKHLKPMQAKL; encoded by the exons ATGATGGTGATGAACGCGGACCTGCGGAGGGAGCGCGCCGCCGCCACCTTCCAGCCCGAGCTGCTCACCCACATCCTGGACGGCGGCGCCGAACGTACCCGCCGCCGCAAGGAGATCG AGGCCTTAGTTATTAATGACCCTGACTTCCAGCATGAGGATTTGAATTTCCTGTCCCGGAGCCAGCGCTATGAACAAGCCATCAGGAAGAGCTCTCTGATGGTGATGAAGTTAAGAGAATATGGAATTGCAGATCCGGAGGAGATCTACTGGTTTAAAAG CTTTGTTCATCGTGGACGGCCTGAACCTCTGGACCTTCATCTGGGCATGTTCCTCCCCACACTTCTCACCCAGGCaaccccagagcagcaggatcGCTTCTTCATGCCTGCCTGGAACCTGGAGATCATTGGCACTTATGCCCAGACTGAAATGGGCCATG gaACTCATCTTCGGGGTCTAGAAACTACAGCTACTTATGACCCTGCTACCCAGGAATTCATCCTCAACAGCCCCACTGTGACCTCCATTAAGTGGTGGCCAGGTGGAC TTGGAAAGACGTCGAACCATGCCATTGTTCTGGCTCAGCTCTACACTCAGGGCCAGTGCAAAGGGCTGCATGCCTTCATTGTTCCCATACGGCAGCTGGGCACCCATGAACCTTTGCCAG GTATTACAGTGGGTGACATTGGGCCAAAATTTGGTTATGACGAAATGGATAATGGCTACCTGAAAATGGACAACTTCAGAATTCCTCGGGAAAACATGCTGATGAAATATGCCCAG gTTGAACCAGATGGCACCTATGTGAAACCACTGAGTGACAAGCTAACCTATGGGACCATGGTGTTCATCCGATCTCTCATTGTAGGCGATTCAGCTCGCTCCCTGTCCCGGGCTTGCACCATTGCCATCCGCTATAGTGCAGTGAGACACCAGTCTGAGCTAAAGGCAGG gGAACCAGAACCCCAGATCCTGGATTATCAGACCCAACAATACAAACTCTTTCCCCTCCTGGCAACAGcatatgcttttcattttgtggGAGCCTACATAAAAGACACCTATCATCGGATTAGTGGAGACATCAATGAAGGGGATCTGAGTGAGCTGCCAGAG CTCCACGCGCTGACAGCAGGGCTGAAGGCGTTCACTTCCTGGACTGCCAATGCTGGCATCGAGGAGTGTCGGATGGCGTGTGGTGGGCACGGCTACTCTCGCTGCAGCGGCATTCCTGACATCTATGTCACATTCACCCCGTCTTGCACCTATGAGGGAGAAAACACAGTGATGATGCTGCAGACAGCTAG ATTCCTTGTCAAAAGCTACACCCAGGTTAGCTCTGGGCAGCGGGTTGCTGGCATGGTGTCCTACCTTAACGATCTCTCCAGGCAACGCATTCAGCCACAGCACGTGGCTGCTAGGGCTGTGACAGTACGGATCAACGATCCAGTCAGCTTGGTGGAGGCCTACAAAGCACGTGCTGCCCG GCTTGTAGAAGCTGCAGCAAAGAATTTGCAAGCTGAACTGAACCACAGGAAGAGCAAGGAGGATGCCTGGAACAGAACTTCTGTTGACCTTGTGCGAGCATCTGAG GCACACTGCCACTACGTGATAGTGAAGCTTTTCACAGCAAAGCTGTCTGAGATCAGTAATGCAGCTGTCCGTGCTGTCCTGACCGAGCTGTGTCTCCTGTATGCCCTGTACGGGATCAGTAAGAACACAGGGGATTTCTTGCAG GCGGGTATCTTGACCGATACCCAAATTACTCAAGTGAACCAGCGTGTGAAAGAGCTCTTGGCTATAATCCGTCCTAATGCAGTAGCACTGGTAGACTCCTTTGACTTTCATGATGTTCATCTTGGATCTGTGCTTGGCCGGTATGATGGGAATGTCTACGAGAACATGTTTGAGTGGGCAAAGAAATCCCCACTTAACAAAACAGAG GTTCATGAGTCTTTCCACAAACACCTGAAGCCGATGCAAGCCAAGCTGTGA
- the ACOX1 gene encoding peroxisomal acyl-coenzyme A oxidase 1 isoform X3, translating to MAAPGPWSQDHWHLRSNRNGTCFVHRGRPEPLDLHLGMFLPTLLTQATPEQQDRFFMPAWNLEIIGTYAQTEMGHGTHLRGLETTATYDPATQEFILNSPTVTSIKWWPGGLGKTSNHAIVLAQLYTQGQCKGLHAFIVPIRQLGTHEPLPGITVGDIGPKFGYDEMDNGYLKMDNFRIPRENMLMKYAQVEPDGTYVKPLSDKLTYGTMVFIRSLIVGDSARSLSRACTIAIRYSAVRHQSELKAGEPEPQILDYQTQQYKLFPLLATAYAFHFVGAYIKDTYHRISGDINEGDLSELPELHALTAGLKAFTSWTANAGIEECRMACGGHGYSRCSGIPDIYVTFTPSCTYEGENTVMMLQTARFLVKSYTQVSSGQRVAGMVSYLNDLSRQRIQPQHVAARAVTVRINDPVSLVEAYKARAARLVEAAAKNLQAELNHRKSKEDAWNRTSVDLVRASEAHCHYVIVKLFTAKLSEISNAAVRAVLTELCLLYALYGISKNTGDFLQAGILTDTQITQVNQRVKELLAIIRPNAVALVDSFDFHDVHLGSVLGRYDGNVYENMFEWAKKSPLNKTEVHESFHKHLKPMQAKL from the exons ATGGCTGCCCCTGGTCCATGGAGTCAAGATCATTGGCACCTACGCTCAAACCGAAATGGGACATG CTTTGTTCATCGTGGACGGCCTGAACCTCTGGACCTTCATCTGGGCATGTTCCTCCCCACACTTCTCACCCAGGCaaccccagagcagcaggatcGCTTCTTCATGCCTGCCTGGAACCTGGAGATCATTGGCACTTATGCCCAGACTGAAATGGGCCATG gaACTCATCTTCGGGGTCTAGAAACTACAGCTACTTATGACCCTGCTACCCAGGAATTCATCCTCAACAGCCCCACTGTGACCTCCATTAAGTGGTGGCCAGGTGGAC TTGGAAAGACGTCGAACCATGCCATTGTTCTGGCTCAGCTCTACACTCAGGGCCAGTGCAAAGGGCTGCATGCCTTCATTGTTCCCATACGGCAGCTGGGCACCCATGAACCTTTGCCAG GTATTACAGTGGGTGACATTGGGCCAAAATTTGGTTATGACGAAATGGATAATGGCTACCTGAAAATGGACAACTTCAGAATTCCTCGGGAAAACATGCTGATGAAATATGCCCAG gTTGAACCAGATGGCACCTATGTGAAACCACTGAGTGACAAGCTAACCTATGGGACCATGGTGTTCATCCGATCTCTCATTGTAGGCGATTCAGCTCGCTCCCTGTCCCGGGCTTGCACCATTGCCATCCGCTATAGTGCAGTGAGACACCAGTCTGAGCTAAAGGCAGG gGAACCAGAACCCCAGATCCTGGATTATCAGACCCAACAATACAAACTCTTTCCCCTCCTGGCAACAGcatatgcttttcattttgtggGAGCCTACATAAAAGACACCTATCATCGGATTAGTGGAGACATCAATGAAGGGGATCTGAGTGAGCTGCCAGAG CTCCACGCGCTGACAGCAGGGCTGAAGGCGTTCACTTCCTGGACTGCCAATGCTGGCATCGAGGAGTGTCGGATGGCGTGTGGTGGGCACGGCTACTCTCGCTGCAGCGGCATTCCTGACATCTATGTCACATTCACCCCGTCTTGCACCTATGAGGGAGAAAACACAGTGATGATGCTGCAGACAGCTAG ATTCCTTGTCAAAAGCTACACCCAGGTTAGCTCTGGGCAGCGGGTTGCTGGCATGGTGTCCTACCTTAACGATCTCTCCAGGCAACGCATTCAGCCACAGCACGTGGCTGCTAGGGCTGTGACAGTACGGATCAACGATCCAGTCAGCTTGGTGGAGGCCTACAAAGCACGTGCTGCCCG GCTTGTAGAAGCTGCAGCAAAGAATTTGCAAGCTGAACTGAACCACAGGAAGAGCAAGGAGGATGCCTGGAACAGAACTTCTGTTGACCTTGTGCGAGCATCTGAG GCACACTGCCACTACGTGATAGTGAAGCTTTTCACAGCAAAGCTGTCTGAGATCAGTAATGCAGCTGTCCGTGCTGTCCTGACCGAGCTGTGTCTCCTGTATGCCCTGTACGGGATCAGTAAGAACACAGGGGATTTCTTGCAG GCGGGTATCTTGACCGATACCCAAATTACTCAAGTGAACCAGCGTGTGAAAGAGCTCTTGGCTATAATCCGTCCTAATGCAGTAGCACTGGTAGACTCCTTTGACTTTCATGATGTTCATCTTGGATCTGTGCTTGGCCGGTATGATGGGAATGTCTACGAGAACATGTTTGAGTGGGCAAAGAAATCCCCACTTAACAAAACAGAG GTTCATGAGTCTTTCCACAAACACCTGAAGCCGATGCAAGCCAAGCTGTGA